A DNA window from Malus domestica chromosome 12, GDT2T_hap1 contains the following coding sequences:
- the LOC103423549 gene encoding rapid alkalinization factor-like, which produces MASLHSFSLLLLICASILAVGSSSEDHHHLSWIPAAASKSACKGSIADCALAAGNDEVEFDMDSEISRRILATSNYISYGALQRNTVPCSRRGASYYNCQPGAQSNPYSRGCSAITRCRS; this is translated from the coding sequence ATGGCTAGTCTGCAcagtttctctctcctcctcctgaTCTGCGCCTCAATATTGGCGGTGGGTTCGTCAAGTGAGGACCACCACCACCTCTCCTGGATACCCGCCGCCGCCTCCAAGTCAGCCTGCAAGGGCTCCATAGCCGACTGCGCCTTAGCTGCAGGGAACGATGAGGTGGAGTTTGACATGGACTCAGAGATCAGCCGTCGCATCTTAGCCACCAGCAACTACATCAGCTACGGTGCGCTGCAGAGGAACACCGTGCCTTGCTCCAGGCGCGGCGCCTCCTACTACAATTGCCAGCCCGGGGCCCAGTCCAACCCCTACAGCCGCGGCTGCAGCGCCATCACGAGGTGCAGGAGTTaa